ggctcatgcttataatctcagcactttggaaggccgaaccgggtggatcccttgaggtcaggagtttaagatcagcctggtcaacatgctgaaactccatctctactgaaaatacaaaaattagctgggcatggtggtgtatgcctgtaatcccagctactgcggaggctgaggcaagagaatcacttgagcctgggaggcggaggttgcagtcagggGGCAGATGAGCAGGGTGGGTTTGATGGCGAGGCAGGCAGGTGTCTTGGATGCAGGAGAGCACGTGCATCAAGCACTCATCCATGGGTCCTTGCCATGTGACTGGGCAGGGTGGCCTGAGCTGAAAGAACTTGGCTGGGGAAGGCTTCGTGAAGGAGGTGCTGCACCCAGGCCTCAAAGGAGGAAGGATTTTGATTAGGGGAGATGGGCATGGGCCTTCAAGAAGAGGAGCCAGTGTGAGACTAGACTAGTAATCAGATTTGTTTTCCAGGCCAGTCTGGGAGGTAGATGGGAAGGCTGTGATGCTTCTAAGTGGCCTTGACTGTCATACCAAAGAGTCTGGAGTTTATTTAGGTCAAAGGCAAGTGAGGTCTGGAAGTTCTGGGGTATTTGTTGCCCTCAGTATTTGGGGTAGTACTGAAGAGGGGTGTGCAAGGCGAATGACTATGGGTCTGTTGTCACCAGGCCCAGTGAGGCCCAGAGCCCTCtcccactttttatttatttatttatttatttgtttgtttgtttatttatgagacagagtatcgctctgtcacccaggctggagtgcagtggcgtgatcttggctcactgcaacccctgcctccggggttcatgcgattctcttgcctcagcctctcaagtagctgggattacaggagccccccaccacatctggctaatttttgtatttttagtagagacagggttttgccatgttggccaaactagtctggaactcccgatctcaggtgatctgcctgacttggcctcccaaagtgctgggattttgtggcatgagccactgtgcccggcccatttaaTTTTTGATTGAGTCATGTCAGCAAGAAATAGGAGGCTGCGGGAGAGTTGGGGAAGGGTCAGGGGAGGGAGGCCCATTCCCATTTTATGATCTCAGTGGAAAAGGCTGCTGTGAGTTGATTCTGCTGCCAGGAGAGCCACAGAGATGGGCCCCATGAGTCACTGCTCAGTCCTGCAAGCTCAGCCCACAAAGCCTGCTGTGGTCAGCCACCCCTGGCTGGCTTCAGGCCCAGCTCCCCAATATTCCCCACTAGGCCTCAGTGTGTCCTCATTTCTATCCGTACCTTTGCCATCCTGGGGCCATGCAACCTGTAGCTCTCTGCCTCTTCTGTCTCCTTTCAGGCTGAGTCTCTGAATCTGTCTCCATTTGTGACTCTGGTTTCCATCTGATACATAGATGTGGAGCCTCAGGAGGGCAGGGGTAGTGTGATGAGTGTCAAGCGCCCCAAAGCATttattctgtgccaggccctgtgctggatACTGGAAGGACAGAAGTGGATAACATACAGTCTCTGTTTCCATGAAGCTTACAATGCACATTCTCTGTGGAGTGGAGAAACCAGGGCCTAGCCCTGCCTCTATCTCAGTGTGGCTGTACCTCCCCTGAATCTGCCTGCTGTGCCCAGGGTGCCAGGGTCAGCTATAGCCTGTGGCTTGAGGCTTTTCTTTGCCTCTGGCATTCACAGGGGTATGTGTGCCTGCCAGTAGGTTCCCCCCGGCTTTTAGGGCTCCTGGGGGCCTTGGCTGGTGGGTGCCAGTGGGCagcagaaggggagggagggagcagaagGCAGTGACTCAGTGGGGGTGGCCCTGGGACAGAACTGGGGAGGAAGCCAAGGTTGGAAGATGCTTTCTGAAGCCAGCAGGGTGGGAAGAGAGGTCTGGCTGAGAGTTAGGGATGCAGCAGGACAACTCCAAGGCTCCCCTTTGGCAGCCAGACCTGCTCGAGAAGGCTCCTCGGTAGCTGCCTGAAAGTCTGGACtctgggggctgggctgggctgggtggggagACTGCTGTTGGTCCCACTGTGCCTGTTGTCATCCCCACGTTCGTGAAATAGGCGCCTGCCTTAGAGCCAGGGAAGCCGTAGCACCGGGTGCCCCTCTCCCCAGGGACCATGGGCCTGCGCACACCTTGGGGCTCAGGGTCTTCTCCTGGTCACAGAGCTGACCTTCCCACAATCTGGGGAGTGTGAGGCCAGGCCCACATGCCCCAAAGGGAACTTAAATCACACAGCTACCCAAGTGACTTTCATCAGTTCAGGATTCCCTGACTGGGGGTGAAATGAGGGGGCAGGGCACCAACACAGCCTGAGTGCTGGCAGCAGGTGGACGTATAAGATAGGGAGTCTTCCCCAGTCCTCATGGCAACCCCAGGAGAAAAATGACTTTCCATTTTTACAGGTGAGGAGGGTGAGGCTCAAAGAGCAGAGTTCCTGGAGAGCCCCGAGCAGGTAAGTGGAGAagccaggcctgggctgggtGCTCTGGCTCACGACCCCACCTCAGCACCAGTCTCCTGCATTGGACTTTGTGGAGAAGGGGGTAAGGGGGTGCCAGGGATGGCAAAGGGGTGGAGGATCTGGGGGACTCTGGCAGGCCTGGGTCAGCTCCACCCATTGGTCTCACTCCCAACCCGATGGCAGCCCCATCCCGCGGGGGATCATGCTACCTGTCTCTGGGTGCCCGCGCCGAGGCAGCGTCCCGCTTCCCTACACAGACGGCCTTCCCCTCCCGTCTGCTCATTCAGCCGCGGAAGCCCCTGGGAGCCCCCACCCCTCCCCGTCCCGCAGTGCTCTCCccgccacccccccccccccccccgcccccgcgcACTCACCCTTGCGCACCCACGCGGCCTTCCTGGCGGGACAGCGCTTCCGGCGTCCTCGCCAGGCCCGGGAAGTGGGCACGGTGGTGCTGCCGGCCGTTGGTCGCTGCCCCGACCCACGCACTGCGACGCCGAGGGTGGGGCGAGCGGTCTACGGGGCCCGGAGGTGCGGCGGGACGGGGCTGGCGGGCCGTCCGGGTCCGGGGAGAGGACCGCGGCCAGCGGGGGCTGCTGCGGAAGCCCGCACCTCGTCTTCCCCGCGGGCCGGGCCTGTGCCCCGTCGAGACCTGCGCGGGCTGTGGCTCCGTCCTCCGGCCCCCAGGGGGCGGCGCGGCGCGGCGCCGCGCCCCGGcggccctgccctccctccccagcgGCCAGGAGGCGGTGCCCGGTGACGCCGCGCCGGCACGCTGTACTCGCCGTCGAGGCCGCCGTCTGTTCGAAGGCTCTCCGGCTTCGCGGTTCTCCGCGAAGCGGCCCAGGGGCGTGAGTGTCGCCAGAGGGCGACGTGGGGTGCGCGCCAGGTCCCACAACGAGGCCAGGGGCTGGCGGGGCCGGCGGGAGAGCAAATACGAGGCAGCGTGGCGCCATGGCGGGGCCGCCCCGACGGGCATGGGCCTGCAGAGCGTGGCCGTGGGGACGCTGAGGGTGGGTGCACACGGAGCAGAGGCCAACGAGCGTCCGACAGGGGACCTGGACAGAGGGACGCCCCTAACATTATTCCCTCTCCCCAGGCCTGAATTGCAGTTCCTGTGCCCTGGCACTAAGACTGGCACCTCCTGCGGCCCATGCCTTTTGCCTGCATTGCCCCCTGAATCCCACTCGACTCTCTTCAGCCTGGTTCACACTGAGGCTCAGCCCTCTCCCACTGGCCCGGAGCAGGCCCACCTTTAGGAGGGCGTGATGGAAAGGCCCCTGGATGATGGGGATGAGTCCTCAGACTCCCAGGGCCATGCCACCGACTGGAGATTTGCTGTGTGCAGTTTCAGGGATGCCTGGGAAGAGGAGGAACCTGCTTCCCAGATGCATGTTAAGGACCCGGGTTGTCCGAGACCACCAACCGGGGCCGCCCAGGATGAGGGGCTACAGGGCAGCCCCTTGTCCAGGAAGCTTCAGTTACTCCTGGCCGCAGATGAGTCGGGGGATGCCCAGAGGGGCAAAGTAGAAAGCTCCTCAGTCCTGTCAGAAGGGCCAGGTCCCTCTGGAGTGGAGAGCCTCCTATGCCCcatgtcctcccacctcaacttggCACAGGGTGAGAGTGACACCCCAGGGGTAGGGTTGGTAGTGGACCCAGGTCCAAGCAGGGTGATGCCATCTGGCTTGAGCCCTGGGGGATTGGACAGCAACCCTGTGGGCCTTGGAGACCCTTTATCAGAGAAATCATCAAAGCTGCTGGAGGCAGGTAAGGAAGGCTGGGCTAGGGAAGTCTGGGAAGGGAATAGGGATGCCTGGAGAAATGAGCGTCAAGACCTTGGAGGTCTCTGACCCTACTCAGGCTGAAGCCGGGATCCAAGAAGGGGTCTCTGGATAGGTGGCCCAAGGCAGACCCAAGTCATTTCCCTTCCCAAGCCCCCAGTGGATCCAGCCTCCCTAAGTCTGCTGACTGCCTCCTGGCCCAAGACCTCTGTTGGGAGCTGCTGGCCAGTGGTATGGCCACCTTGCCAGGTAGCCGGGAGGGCCTagaggtggtggaggtggagtGGCCCAACGGGGCAGGAGTTCACTGCTTCCTCCCCACAGGGACTCGGGATGTCCAAGGCCGGGCAGTACTGCTTCTGTGTGCCCACAGCCCAGCCTGGCTTCAGCCTGAGTGCAGCAGCCAGGAACTCATCCGCCTCCTGCTGTACCTGCGAAGCATCCCCAGGTTTGAGGGCGGGGGTTGGGAGACTAAGCCTGAGCCAGCTGTGAGGACTGGGAGTCAGGTACTGAACTGAAGCTCACCCCTTTAGGCCCGAAGTACAGGCACTGGGACTGACAGTGCTAGTTGATGCCCGAATTTGTTCCCCAAgttcttccctcttctctggGCTCAGCCAACTACAAGTGAGTACGGGATTGTAGCTCCcctcattccttttctttcctttcctttccttttccttttctgacggagtctcactctgttgcccaggctggagtgcagtggcgtgatcttggctcactgcaacctctatctcacgggttcatgtgatcctcctgcctcagcctcccgagtagctggaattacaggcacctgccaccatgcccagctaatttttgtatttttagtagagagggggtttcaccatgttggccaggctgatctcgaactcctgaactcaggtgatcctcctgcctcacctcccagatttcctgcgattacaggcatgagccattgtgcccttTTCTGTAGAGTTGGGGATAGGGCTGAGCTCAGGTTCCTTGCAGGAAGCAGCCCCAGGGGCCGTGTACCAGGTGCTGCTAGTGGGAAGCATGCTGCTGAAGGAAGTGCCTTCCGGGCTGCAGGTACTAAGCCCATTTAGGCTAGGGATAGAGGCGGGGTGCCTCCTCCCTAGGCCTGGGTCACAACACCTTCTCCTGTAGCTGGAGCAGTTGCCCTCTGAAAGTCTTCTGACCCACATCCCAACGGTGGGGCTGCCCACTTCGCTAGGAGGAGGCCTTCCTTACTGCCACCGGGCCTGGCTGGATTTCCGGAGGGTCAGTATACTGGGCGGGGCGTGGGGGCAGTTATATAGGCAACTTGGGATTGCGGAGGAGCCTCTCTGGGACTGGCTTGAACAGCACAAAGCTGGCTGCAGTGGCCTGGAACTCAGGAAGCCCGGGACCAACACTGCGTGCTGCTCCAGTCATGCCTGCCCCTGCTTACAGCGGCTGGAAGCCCTACTGCAGAACTGCCAGGCAGCTTGTGCCCTGCTCCAGGGGGCCATCGAAAGTGTGAAGGCTGTGCCCCAGCCCATGGAGTCTGGGGTGAGTGTCCCCTCCCAATCCCTCCATGAAtgctccctgtctccctccttctctcccacgGCCACCTCTACTGCTTATTGCCCTCAATCACAGGAGGTCGGCCAGCTGCTACAGCAGACAGAGGTCCTGATGCAGCAGGTGCTAGACTCACCACGGCTGGCATGGCTACAATGCCAGGGGGGCCGGGAGCTGACATGGCTGAAGCAAGAGGTCCCAGAGGTGACCCTGAGTCCAGATTACAGGTGGGTGCAAGCCCGGCCCCCAGATCTTGCCCCAGCCTACCATATTCTATGCCAGGACTCATCTGGCTAGCTCAGAACCTGGCAGGATTGTGGGTGCCAGGACAGGGTGGAGTGGTGCAAGGCAGGGGGTCTAAGATGGTATACCCTACACCAGGACAGCAATGGACAAGGCTGACGAGCTATATGACCGGGTGGATGGATTGCTGCACCAACTGACCCTACAGAGCAACCAGCGAATACGGGCCCTAGAGTTGGTCCAAACACTGGAGGCCCGGGAGGGCGGACTGCACCAGGTCGGAACTACTTGCCCAGAGTGGGCCCTGCCCCGATCTCAAATGTGAGCCCCCAATCCATAGCAGCTTTCTTCACCTTTCCCTGCTTGTGCCCCTCCAGATTGAAGTGTGGCTGCAGCAGGTGGGCTGGCCAGCGCTGGAGGAGCCTGGGGAGTCCTCGCTGGACATGCTGCTCCAGGCCCAAGGCTCTTTTCAGGAGCTCTACGAGGTTGCCCAGGTATGTGTGGTCACTTGTTCATGCCATGGGTATTGGGATGCAATGCCAGGAACTAGGAATGCAGAACTGTGTGAAAGAAATTCAATCCCTTGCTCTCTTGGACCTTATAGTCCCATAGAGAATATCAGTTATAATTAATCACAGTCACAtatgtgcctgtaaacccaggcAGGATCTCTGGAGAGAGTCAGTGCAGGTGATTCTGCCTGAGGGTATAACCAAGACTTTACCCAGCAGGAGTGTCAGGCAAGCTTTTTTTGGGTGACTTTTGAGCTGAGAGTTGAAAGATAAGTTGAGGTCAACCAGGCAGAAGAGGGTTGAGGATGGGGGCATATTCCAGGCTTAGAAGACAGCATGCACAAAGGTCCTGTGGCAGGAGGGAGTGGTGTGCCTGAGGAATCATAAGGCCAGTGAGGTTGAAGTGCAgagcagagagggagaaagagtggGGGCAGTTGTGGTGGGACAAGCCTGGTCAGTGGCCACATCACTGGGCCCTGTAGCAGTCAGTATAAAGTTTAATCAGGAAGGCCACATAATCAGATCCGTATTCTAGGAAGATTACGTTAGTTTCCAAGTAGACAGTGACTTGGAGGATGGGCATGGGGAGTGCAGTGAAGAGGCAATTACAGTAGTCCAGGTGGGAAATAATGCCTTCTCTGGACAGGATAGTGGCAGGGGAGACGGGTTAGAGAAGTTGATGGGATTTGCTGTGGACCCATGTGGGAAGGTAAGGGACAGGGATGTTGCAAGGATGAATGAGCGCTGTTCCCTGAGAGACTAGGAGATGAGGTCATCTGGGGGAAAGGGCACTCAAGAGTCCAGTCTTGGGCATGCTTTTGAGATGGCTGTGAGGGATGAGAGGAGGGCCCTTGGGTCTCGGGCCTGGAGCTCAGAGGAGAGGTCTGGctggagaggatcacttgatgggTCCAGGTGTTTGGATGACGTTTGAAGTCA
The genomic region above belongs to Piliocolobus tephrosceles isolate RC106 chromosome 17, ASM277652v3, whole genome shotgun sequence and contains:
- the LOC111541469 gene encoding collagen alpha-1(II) chain-like, producing MAPRCLVFALPPAPPAPGLVVGPGAHPTSPSGDTHAPGPLRGEPRSRRAFEQTAASTASTACRRGVTGHRLLAAGEGGQGRRGAAPRRAAPWGPEDGATARAGLDGAQARPAGKTRCGLPQQPPLAAVLSPDPDGPPAPSRRTSGPRRPLAPPSASQCVGRGSDQRPAAPPCPLPGPGEDAGSAVPPGRPRGCARYPAQGLAQNKCFGALDTHHTTPALLRLHIYVSDGNQSHKWRQIQRLSLKGDRRGRELQVAWPQDGKGTDRNEDTLRPSGEYWGAGPEASQGWLTTAGFVG